Part of the Hyphomicrobiales bacterium genome is shown below.
CTTTATATTTCCTCGGCCGAATATGCCGGCGTGTTTGTCGTCTGGGCGGTCACCGACCCGGAGGCGAAGAAGGGCAAGGGTATCTCCTGCTTCCTCGTCGAGGCCGGCACGCCGGGCATGACCATCGGCAAGGCCGAAAAGAAGATGGGCCAGACCGGCTCGGCGACCAACGAGGTCATCTTCGACAATTGCCGCATCCCGGCATCCGCGCTGATGGGTGAAGTGAATGACGGCTTCCGCATCGCCGTGGCTGAGCTGGCCGGCGGCCGCATCGGCGTTGCTTCGCTTGCGCTCGGCATTGCCCTCGCGGCGATGGAAGCGGCCAAGGCTTATGTGTTGGAGCGCCAGCAGTTCGGCCGCGCGATTGCCGATATGCAGGGTATACAGTGGATGATCGCCGACCGGGAAACCGAGCTCGAAGCGGCGCGGCTGCTGATCCTGCAGGCCGCCTGGCTGAAGGAAAATGGCAGGCCCTTCGCCAAGGCCGCTTCGATGGCCAAGCTCTATTCGTCGGAGGCCGCTCAGCGTGCCACCTACACCGCGCTGCAGCTCCATGGCGGCGCCGGCTATATCCGCGACTACCCGCTGGAACGCCACGCCCGCGACGCCCGCATCACCACGATCTACGAAGGCACCAGCGAGATACAGCGCCTGATCATCGCCCGCGAGGTGCTCAAGGAGGTCGGGTCGGACGGCTAGGGTGAGGCGGCACAGCAGACCGTCTCCGCGCCGGCTCCTGGGGCGGGTAGGGTTAAGTTGCTGTTAGGCTTGTTTTCCTTTTTGCGACCATTTGCTTAGCCGTTTACCGGCTGTCCAGAGTGCCGCTGTATTTTAGGGCTCCCTAATTCTCGGTTTCGGCATCTGGAGCCCGCCCATGGCCAGGACCTTGGCTTCCCTCTCCAAGCACCATGCGCATCTGCGAGCGCTTGCCGCCGATGATCGCGGCAATATCGCCCTGATCTTCGCGCTGCTCCTGCTACCGGTCCTGCTCGCAATCGGCGGAGCCGTCGATTTCGTGCGCACCATCGAAACGCGCGGCGCGATACAGAGCAGCGCGGAACTGGCGGCACTGGCGGCTGCGACGCCGGAAGCGCTGTTGCTCTCCGAAAACAAACGCCGCGAACGCGCCGAGAAAGCCTTTGCCGCGCATATGGAGGGCAGGGGCCTTGATGATCCGCGCGTCACGGATGCGCGCTTCACGGCCGATACCGTCGCCGTCGATGCGACGGCTTACGTTCCGACCAGCTTTCTCAAGCTGATCGGTATGGACCAGATCGAGATCTCGGCTGAGGTCGAGGTAACGATCCCGGAAACCCGTGTCGGTGAAATGGTGTTCGTGTTCGACTTCCATACCCCGGCTCACAAACACATGAAGGACGGTCTGGCCGACCTCATCGGGCGGCTGACCAACCAGGGCGCCGACGATACGGCGCGGATCGGCCTCGTACCCTTCGGCGATGTGGTCTATGCCGGGCTTTCTCCGGCCTATCGGCGACCCGAGGCCGTCGATGCAGCAACCGGCAAGCCGACAGGTGAGTCGGCCGCAGGCGCGGCGAATGTCTGCCTGCTCGATCGGCCGCTATCGGCAGCACTCTCCGACCAGCTTCCGGCTCAGGCGAACCCCGACACTCTGTGGCCGGCGATCCTGCCCGACAGCGGCAATGGTTCGAATGTCTGCCGCCATTTCGAGCGGGCGAACGCGAGCTTGCGTCCTCTGTCGTCGCAGCACCGCGAGACCATGGCCGCCGTCAGGGATATCGGCGCGATGGTCGATACATGGTCGAGCGAGGCCCGCCTCGCCAACGCGCTGGCCCTTGGCTGGGCGGTCCTGTCGCCGACGGCGGCCTATGAAGAGGGTACCCGATATGGCGACCCGAAGACGCCCAAGACCATGGTGGTGATCGCGACCGCGACGCCGGGTGAGAACAACCCGGATCAGTCGGTGGTCAACAAGCACAGCGAAAGCGTCGGGGGCGACGATGTCGCCTATCGCAATGCCGCTCGCATCTGCGACGCCATGAAGGCGCGCGGGGTCAGGATCGTCACGGCGATCTGGGATGTGAACGGCAAGAGCTTCGATCTCGGCGAGGAGAAGTTCGTCAATCTGCAGCACTGCGCCTCGGAGGACGATGATTTCGTCGTCCTGAGCCGGGCGAACGATGTGCGCGGCCGGCGGATCTACGACGCGGTCGTTGCGCTCGAGCCGCTCCTGCGCCGCAAACACATCGTCTTCGTCAGCCGCTGACGTTGGCCCAGGCGAGCGCCGCCGCAACGGTGAACACCGCGAGGATGGTCGAGATGAGGATCGCCGCCGACGAACGCCGCGGCAGCACGTCGTAGGCCTGCGCGATCACGAACACGTTGCCGGCAATCGGCATCGACGCCACGACGACGCCGATGGCGAGCGCGGTCGACGGCACGCCGGCAAGGGTGAGGCCGGCAAAGACCGCAAGCGGATGCGCGACCAGTTTCAGCAGCGTCATGATGCCGATAGCCGTGATGTCGCCCTCGATGCGCCGTCCCGACAGCGAGACGCCAAGCGAGAACAGCGCCGCCGGCCCCGCCGCTGCGCCAAGGAAGGCCAGAAATCGGTCGAGCGGGCCGGGCAGGCCGAAGCCCGCCGCCGAGACAGCCAAGCCGAGCGCAATCGCGACGAGGAATGGGTTGGCGACGACGCCGATGGCGATCTGCCGGATCGCCGCGCGATGGCTTTCCGCGCCCCGGCTTGCTTCGAGTAGCGCGATCGACAGCGGGATCATGACGACGAGGTCGATGACCAGCGCCTGCGCGACCGGGCCGGCGCCGGCCTCCCCGAACGCCGCGATGATCAGCGGCAGGGCGAGGAAGCCGATATTGCCCACCGAGGCGGCCTGGCCGAAGATCGCCATCTCGCCAAGCGGGCTCGAAAACACCAGCCGGGCGAGAAGGGCTGCAGCGGCAAAGATCACCAGCCCGGCAAGGCCCCAGCCGAGAAAGAAGGCGGGATCGATCAGCGTGCCGATGGGCTGCTGGCCGAGCGCGCGCACCACCAGCGCCGGCATGGCGAAATAGAAAATGAAGATGTTGAGGCTCTTCACGCCCGCCGTGTCGATCATGCCGCGCCGTCCGGCGACGAGGCCAAGTCCGACGACGGCAAAGAACGGCAGGGTGAGGGTCAGAATGAGATCCAAGGAAAACTCCGCGGGCGGCTGGTGGGTACCTCACCCATATCGCGGCAGACGGTGCACCGCCACCCTCTCGCACCAACCGCAGAGCTGCGCCATTGCCCGCCGCAGGCCTCCCGGTTTAGCGTTGCCATTCCGACCCTTTGAGGACCCGCCGCCAAATGCCCGCAAGCCTGACCACCATCGGCTTCGATGCCGACGATACGCTTTGGCAGAACGAACAGTTCTTCCGCATCACGGAGGAACGCTTCGCCCATCTGGTGGCGCCGCACACCAATATCGACGATATCCAGGACCGGCTGCTCGAGGCGGAGAAGCGCAACCTCAGCCGCTACGGCTTCGGCATCAAGGGGTTCACCCTCTCGATGATCGAGACCGCGATCGAGATCACCGAAGGCGAGGTTCCGACCGCCGTCATCGGCGAGATCTTGCATATGGGCCGCGAGATGCTCGCCCATCCGGTTCACACCCTGCCGCATGCCGCCGAGACGCTCGAGTCCCTCGCCGGCGAGTTCCGTCTCGTCCTCATCACCAAGGGCGATTTGTTCGATCAGGAGCGCAAACTCGCCCAGTCGGGCCTTGGCGATCTGTTCGACGCCATCGAAATCGTCAGCGACAAGACCACCGACACCTATGAGCGCATCTTCGCCCGCCACGGCGACGGACCCGCGCGGTCGATGATGGTCGGCAACTCGCTGAAATCGGACGTTATCCCCGCCATCGAGGCCGGCAGCTGGGGCGTCTATGTTCCGCACGATCTGACCTGGGTCGTCGAGCATGCCGAAGAGCCGGAAGGCGCGGCGCGCTTCCGCAGGCTCGTTCATCTTGGCGAATTACCGGCCCTGATCGCGGGTCTGACAGGATGAATGCACTCAGCGCACGGAGCCATGCAGAATTGTTGACTCAAAAGTGGTTCGCAAACCGGCGCCGACCCCCTATATCCGCTTGAACAGTTTTTCTTCCGATCAGGCGGCGCGCATCGCATTTCAAGGCCGCCCCCGCCAAGGAGCCTTTCATGGCGCGCGACACCATCGACGAAACCCCGATCGAAACGCCGGATCAGCTTGCCGACTGGCTCGCCGTCGGCTGCAAGCCGGAAGAACGTTTCCGCATCGGCACCGAGCACGAGAAGTTCGGCTTCCACACCGAGGATCACATCCCGGTTCCCTATGAGGGGCCGCGCGGTATCCGTCGGCTGCTCGAAGGCATGGAAGGCCTGCTCGGCTGGGAGCGCATCGAGGATCGAGGCAAGATCATCGGTCTCGTCGATCCGACCCATGGCGGGGCCATCAGCCTTGAACCGGGCGGTCAGTTCGAGCTGTCCGGCGCGCCGCTCGAATCGATCCACCAGACCTGCCGCGAGACGAACTCGCATCTTGCGCAGCTGATGGAGATCGCCGAGCCGCTCGGCATGAAGTTTCTCGGCATGGGCGTGTCGCCGAAATGGTCGCTCGACGAGACGCCGCGCATGCCGAAGTCGCGCTACGACATCATGAGCGCCTACATGCCGAAGGTCGGCACGCATGGCCTCGACATGATGTACCGCACCTCGACCATCCAGGTGAATCTCGACTTCTCCAGCGAAGCCGACATGGTCACCAAGATGCGCGTTGGCCTTGCCCTGCAACCGATTGCGACCGCGATTTTTGCCGCTTCGCCGTTCCTCGACAGCAAGCCGAACGGCTTCCTTTCGTATCGTGCCGAAGTCTGGCGCCACACCGATCCGGACCGCACCGGCATGCTGCCGATCGCCTTCCATGATGATTTCGGTTTCGCCTCTTACGTGAACTGGGCGATCGACGTGCCGATGTATTTCGTCAAGCGCGGCGACACCTATCACGACGTCACCGGCCACACCTTCCGCGACTTCATGGAAGGCCGGCTCGAGAATATCCTGCCGGGTCAGCGCCCCACCGTCGGCGACTGGAACAACCACCTCTCGACCCTGTTCCCCGACGTCCGGCTGAAGCGCTACATCGAGATGCGCGGTGCCGACGGCGGCCCGTGGCGTCGTATCTGCGCGCTCCCGGCCTTCTGGACCGGCTTGCTGTACGACGCCGAATCGCTTGCCGCGGCGGCCGACCTCGTTGCCGACTGGACCGAGGCGGAGCGCCTGCAGCTGCGCGACGACGTGCCGAAACTGGCACTGCGCGCGCCGTTCCGCGATCACACGGTGCGCGAGATCGCTCGCGATGTGGTGGCCCTGTCGCGCGCCGGCCTCGCCCGCCGCGCCAAGCTGAACAGTGCCGGCTTCGACGAGACGGGCTTCCTTGCGCCGGTAGAGGAATCGCTCGCCATCGGCGAGACGCCCGCCGACCGCATGCTGCGCCGCTATCACACCGACTGGAACTGGGAGATCGACCCGGTCTTCGAGGAATACGCCTACTGAGTCGCCATACCGGGTGCTTCGAACCCGCAGGGTTCGCAAGGCCGACCGGCCGCCGGCACTTATGTGCCGCCCACGCGGAGGGCCAGCCCTGCAGGGGCGTACGGCCCGTGAGCGGAATAGCTCGCTCGCAGGGTTCGCTAGGTCGACTGGCCGCCGGCACTTATGTGCCGCCCACGCGGAGGGCCAGCCCTGCAGGGGCGTACGGCCCGTGAGCGGGATAGCTCGCTCGCAGGGTTCGCAGGGCCGACCGGCCGCCGCTGCAAGCTCTCCCTCGTCATCCTCCGGCTCGACCGGAGGATCGGCCAGCCAATTGCGCCAGATTGGCCGGTTCGGAGCGGGTGCTGCCGTTTCTATCGTCCCAAGACGCGATCCCTGGACGTGTTGAGAGCGATCCTCCGGTCGAGCCGGAGGATGACGAGGTGATTGTTTCCCGAACCCGAATGCATCCCCGTCTTTTCGGGAAATTGACGAGTCCGCCTTCCTCCCCGATCATATGGTCGGGAGCCAGCTGATCGCTGGCCGGGGGAGGCGCCCATGAGCTATTCGCTCATCAATATTCTTTTCGACGCGCAAAACGGCGACGCCGTCAGCAATTTCGCCAAACGCTTCGGTCTCGGTTTCGACGACACCGAGCGGGTCATGGAAGCGTTGATGCCGGCCTATTCGCGCGGCTTCAAGCTGAACACCTCGAACCCGCTCAGCCTGGCGAATTTCCTCGATGTCCTCGGGCAGGACCGCCATATCCGCTACTGGCGCGATCCCACGGCAGCCTTCACCGCCAACGCCTTCGACGATGGTGCCGGCATCCTACGGCACATCTTCGGCTCCGACAGCCTGGTTTTCGCGATCGCCAGGGAGGTCGCGAAAAAGACCGGCGTTCCCTACGACACCGTCGAGAAAATGATGCCGCCGATTGCCGCCATGCTTGTTGGCGGCATCGCCGAGGAACTGCCGCGCACCTCATTTGGCGAATTGATCGACGCCTATCTCGACGGGTTCGCCCGTGGGCGCCCCGATCCGGAGCCTGAACCCGAGCCGCTCCCTCTTGGGCCATCGAGCTTCTTCGACGCGGTCGGCACGTTTTTCGAAGGTCTTTCGCGCGGCCGGACCGAGGACAATGAGACCGAGGACGATGAGACCGAGGCCGAACCGGAGGAGGAAGGAGAAGCCGAAGCGGAGGAGGAATTCGAGGCAGACGCCGAGGAGTTTTCCCCGAACGGCGAGGAACTCACCGGCGAAGACCTGTTCGGCAGCCTGCTCGACGCCGGCGTGGAGCTGAGCCAGAGCCATGTCAGCGCCATGAGCGAGGTGTTCGAGCGCTTCTGGGATATCTCGCCGCAAATGCCGGGCGACGACGACTGAGACGAATACGGCGGCGAAGCCCGAAATGCTCCGCCGCCATTTCCCGATCTGTTCGCTACCGAATACGTGGGAAGAGCGTCAGTCCCACATCGGGACCGTGCTGCCGCCACTTTCGCGCTGCTTCATAACCTTGGCCTGGATGTATTTCTGGAAGTGCGTGTCCTTCCAGTGGCCCTCATGGACGAATTCGTGCATCGAAATGAAGTGGAACGGCTTGAAGTAGCCCGGCATACGCACCGTCTCGGCGTCCTTGCCGCTCTTGCCGGCAACGTCGGCCTCGCGCGAGAAGAAGCTGATCGACGGCGTGTACATCACGCCCCATTTGCGCGCCAGATCCCGCTCTTCCATCGTTTCACCGTCGAAATCGGTGGTTTCGCGCGAACCCCACATGTCGAGCTGCACGACGACGAAATTGTTCTTGATGTAGTCGGCGATCTCGGGAATCGCGAAGTTCTTGACGTGCATCTCGCGGCAGTAGGGGCAGCCGCGCTGTTCGAAGATGACGGCGAAGTCCTTGCCGGCGGCCTTCGCCTCTTCGAAGTCTTCCGCCATGTCGAGGAAGGATTCGTGAAACCACGGCTGGACATGCAGTCCGTTCGGGCCGACTTCGCCTTCGCCTGCAGCTTTCACCAGAGACGGCGCTGCAAGTGTGCCCGCAGCCGCGCCTGCGGCCGCACCGAGCATGAAACCTCTACGGTTGAGATTGATCATCGTTTCCCCCTCATGGAACGCGTTTGATTGGTCTTGTTTGATACGATCATACCTCACTGTCAGATGGTGAACAGAGGCGCGTTGTCAAAGCTTCGCGAGCGTGGGCCAGTGTGCCGACGTTCCCGTCTCGCCCGGCGCGGGAAGTCGTGATAGGGAATTCCCAAGGGCCGCGCTTCCCGCTGCCCTGTTTTTTCGGTTTTCGTTCGGTGAGATGCCATGCGCGTTCTGGTGATCGAGAATTTTGCCGCGACCACGCTCGGTCTGGTCGGGACCGCGCTTGAGGAAGCCGGCGCGGAGCTCAGCGTGATCCGCACCTTCGAGGGGCCTGTCACGATCCCCACCGACTCGGACGGCTTCGACGCGCTGGTGGTGCTTGGCGGCGCGCAAAACGCCCTTGCCGACGACACCCACCCCGAATTGCCGCGCATTGCCGCCCTGACGAAGGCGTTCGGCGACGCCGACAAGGCGGTGCTGGGCATCTGCCTCGGTGCCCAGCTCGTCGCTCGCGGTTATGGCGCGGAAAACCTTCTTGATCGCGGCATCGAATTCGGCTGGCAGCCGGTCGGTCCGACCGAAGCGGGCCGCAGCGATCCGGTCATTGAGCCG
Proteins encoded:
- a CDS encoding acyl-CoA dehydrogenase, translating into MDLALSEEQSLIRDTARRLAADRLAPLAETLDEGGGREELLANLKLLADNGFMGLNVSADYGGTEAGSIAFALAIEETGRACAATGVTLSVTNMVGEVIQAVGSDEQKETYLPRLCDGTYPAGGFCLTESGAGSDPSGMKTRAVMDGNEWVLNGSKLYISSAEYAGVFVVWAVTDPEAKKGKGISCFLVEAGTPGMTIGKAEKKMGQTGSATNEVIFDNCRIPASALMGEVNDGFRIAVAELAGGRIGVASLALGIALAAMEAAKAYVLERQQFGRAIADMQGIQWMIADRETELEAARLLILQAAWLKENGRPFAKAASMAKLYSSEAAQRATYTALQLHGGAGYIRDYPLERHARDARITTIYEGTSEIQRLIIAREVLKEVGSDG
- a CDS encoding malate transporter, translating into MDLILTLTLPFFAVVGLGLVAGRRGMIDTAGVKSLNIFIFYFAMPALVVRALGQQPIGTLIDPAFFLGWGLAGLVIFAAAALLARLVFSSPLGEMAIFGQAASVGNIGFLALPLIIAAFGEAGAGPVAQALVIDLVVMIPLSIALLEASRGAESHRAAIRQIAIGVVANPFLVAIALGLAVSAAGFGLPGPLDRFLAFLGAAAGPAALFSLGVSLSGRRIEGDITAIGIMTLLKLVAHPLAVFAGLTLAGVPSTALAIGVVVASMPIAGNVFVIAQAYDVLPRRSSAAILISTILAVFTVAAALAWANVSG
- a CDS encoding HAD family hydrolase, which gives rise to MPASLTTIGFDADDTLWQNEQFFRITEERFAHLVAPHTNIDDIQDRLLEAEKRNLSRYGFGIKGFTLSMIETAIEITEGEVPTAVIGEILHMGREMLAHPVHTLPHAAETLESLAGEFRLVLITKGDLFDQERKLAQSGLGDLFDAIEIVSDKTTDTYERIFARHGDGPARSMMVGNSLKSDVIPAIEAGSWGVYVPHDLTWVVEHAEEPEGAARFRRLVHLGELPALIAGLTG
- a CDS encoding glutamate--cysteine ligase, translated to MARDTIDETPIETPDQLADWLAVGCKPEERFRIGTEHEKFGFHTEDHIPVPYEGPRGIRRLLEGMEGLLGWERIEDRGKIIGLVDPTHGGAISLEPGGQFELSGAPLESIHQTCRETNSHLAQLMEIAEPLGMKFLGMGVSPKWSLDETPRMPKSRYDIMSAYMPKVGTHGLDMMYRTSTIQVNLDFSSEADMVTKMRVGLALQPIATAIFAASPFLDSKPNGFLSYRAEVWRHTDPDRTGMLPIAFHDDFGFASYVNWAIDVPMYFVKRGDTYHDVTGHTFRDFMEGRLENILPGQRPTVGDWNNHLSTLFPDVRLKRYIEMRGADGGPWRRICALPAFWTGLLYDAESLAAAADLVADWTEAERLQLRDDVPKLALRAPFRDHTVREIARDVVALSRAGLARRAKLNSAGFDETGFLAPVEESLAIGETPADRMLRRYHTDWNWEIDPVFEEYAY
- a CDS encoding thioredoxin, producing the protein MINLNRRGFMLGAAAGAAAGTLAAPSLVKAAGEGEVGPNGLHVQPWFHESFLDMAEDFEEAKAAGKDFAVIFEQRGCPYCREMHVKNFAIPEIADYIKNNFVVVQLDMWGSRETTDFDGETMEERDLARKWGVMYTPSISFFSREADVAGKSGKDAETVRMPGYFKPFHFISMHEFVHEGHWKDTHFQKYIQAKVMKQRESGGSTVPMWD
- a CDS encoding GMP synthase encodes the protein MRVLVIENFAATTLGLVGTALEEAGAELSVIRTFEGPVTIPTDSDGFDALVVLGGAQNALADDTHPELPRIAALTKAFGDADKAVLGICLGAQLVARGYGAENLLDRGIEFGWQPVGPTEAGRSDPVIEPLGDAAPVFHWHSDTFTLPPGAEHLATSDLTRHQAFRIGRAVYGIQFHFEASRALVEEWCEVFADHIAEHTPDWPLRMEEESARHGVLADTVGLEIGRRWVSLIR